A genomic stretch from Lathyrus oleraceus cultivar Zhongwan6 chromosome 2, CAAS_Psat_ZW6_1.0, whole genome shotgun sequence includes:
- the LOC127121866 gene encoding uncharacterized protein LOC127121866, giving the protein MTMAATAFKLKGNTDKHTKEILVMGFTGQLKGWWDNLLSSEDKYQIDSAVKIESNEEICVTTLLYAITKFFVGEPLKVQQRAADQLLHIYCPTMSDYRWYRDMFLSKLCLGSDGAADYWKERFISGLRRLFAEKVKINIKQNFNGTIAYQSLTIGKLYNYVIETGIQICTNCKLQNKIKNEKASNRREMGSFCEQYGATPLRAPSNPQNKKPASKGRNNFRYHKKQFYKDKPEFYKKPYKKNYGKKPYRKYNNKSKPKDEDVKCYKCGRFGHYANKCKVQEKINQLSNLDLSEELKENLITTLNNILLNSEEEG; this is encoded by the coding sequence ATGACCATGGCTGCTACTGCCTTCAAACTTAAAGGAAATACGGATAAACATACTAAAGAGATATTAGTTATGGGATTTACCGGACAATTAAAAGGATGGTGGGACAACCTCCTTAGTTCAGAAGATAAATACCAAATAGATTCAGCCGTAAAAATAGAATCTAACGAAGAGATTTGTGTTACAACCCTCTTATACGCTATTACTAAGTTCTTTGTAGGAGAACCCCTTAAAGTCCAACAAAGAGCGGCTGACCAATTGCTACACATTTATTGTCCAACCATGTCTGATTATAGGTGGTATAGAGATATGTTCTTATCTAAACTATGTCTTGGGTCGGATGGTGCGGCAGATTATTGGAAAGAAAGATTTATTAGTGGTTTACGTAGGTTATTTGCAGAAAAGGTAAAAATTAATATTAAGCAAAACTTTAATGGAACGATCGCCTATCAGTCATTAACCATTGGAAAATTATATAATTATGTAATTGAAACTGGGATACAAATTTGTACAAATTGCAAATTACAAAATAAGATTAAGAATGAAAAGGCTAGTAATAGGCGTGAAATGGGATCATTTTGCGAGCAATATGGAGCTACTCCTTTAAGAGCTCCGAGTAACCCCCAGAATAAAAAACCTGCTAGTAAAGGAAGAAACAACTTCCGTTATCATAAGAAGCAATTTTACAAAGACAAGCCAGAATTTTATAAAAAACCTTACAAGAAAAATTATGGTAAGAAACCTTACagaaaatataataataaatcTAAACCCAAGGATGAAGATGTTAAATGCTATAAGTGTGGTCGTTTTGGCCATTATGCTAATAAATGTAAGGTTCAAGAAAAAATTAATCAACTGAGTAACTTAGACCTTTCAGAAGAGTTAAAAGAAAACTTAATAACTACTTTAAATAACATCTTGTTAAACTCGGAGGAAGAAGGGTAG